From a single Alkalihalophilus pseudofirmus genomic region:
- a CDS encoding vWA domain-containing protein has translation MKKIVWITAAACMLAACSTESSDTQTEEVQHSAVENAVEDENEQVEEITEEESEQETNDFIFNQLEVPYVPESMEGVLTYPVGEFALVDPTESKEFQDVLAELPNLGEEATSEEIRTYIIHLSTLTAPAYPDPRLLANRWEQLSFLAPNEEGELGPEKRELNVEILLDASGSMKDEVNGVDKMTLAREAIQDFVEELPDQANVALRVYGHVGESPEKSCKGIDRVYDLQPYDESSFTSAIDGVMANGWTPLAKAIEVTINDYRNGSEEATNMVLIVSDGMDTCGGDPVQAVKDLSELDVTPLISIIGFDVPANEQQQLREMAQASGSAFATVNDQAQLRAELDRSGKLAKAWMMFQTDARVEIEAIRTEQAVEIMDERVKWRLLTQDERLYMVDLVKYLNDNDKVAPVHTIEIWDILLERQQAAYDIGEEVYDELYNANEENREQMREKIDELVNEKTE, from the coding sequence ATGAAGAAAATAGTATGGATCACAGCAGCAGCGTGCATGCTGGCTGCCTGTTCAACAGAATCGTCTGATACACAAACTGAGGAAGTGCAACATTCAGCTGTAGAAAATGCTGTAGAAGATGAGAATGAACAAGTAGAAGAAATAACAGAAGAAGAAAGTGAACAAGAAACGAACGATTTTATATTTAATCAACTTGAGGTTCCTTATGTGCCAGAGTCAATGGAGGGTGTGCTCACGTATCCTGTGGGGGAATTTGCTCTTGTTGATCCAACAGAGTCTAAAGAGTTTCAAGACGTATTGGCAGAACTGCCTAATCTTGGAGAAGAGGCTACATCAGAGGAAATCCGTACATACATTATCCACTTATCAACATTAACGGCACCAGCGTACCCCGACCCCAGGTTGCTAGCGAATCGCTGGGAGCAATTAAGTTTCTTAGCACCGAATGAAGAGGGAGAATTAGGACCCGAAAAGAGGGAATTGAATGTCGAAATTTTGCTCGATGCAAGCGGAAGCATGAAAGATGAAGTGAATGGGGTTGATAAGATGACCCTAGCACGTGAAGCGATCCAAGACTTTGTCGAAGAGCTGCCTGATCAAGCAAATGTGGCGCTTCGAGTCTATGGACACGTAGGAGAAAGTCCTGAGAAGTCATGTAAAGGAATTGACCGTGTATATGATCTTCAACCATATGATGAAAGCAGTTTCACGAGTGCGATTGATGGGGTCATGGCTAATGGCTGGACGCCTCTTGCAAAGGCAATAGAGGTAACAATTAACGATTATCGAAATGGTTCAGAAGAGGCGACAAATATGGTGCTAATTGTAAGTGATGGGATGGACACATGCGGAGGTGATCCTGTACAGGCCGTTAAAGACTTAAGTGAATTGGATGTGACACCGCTTATTTCGATCATTGGTTTCGATGTGCCTGCAAACGAGCAGCAGCAGCTAAGAGAAATGGCTCAAGCTTCAGGAAGTGCATTTGCTACGGTAAATGATCAAGCACAGTTAAGAGCGGAACTCGACCGAAGTGGCAAACTCGCAAAAGCATGGATGATGTTTCAAACCGACGCTAGAGTAGAAATTGAGGCAATACGTACCGAACAAGCTGTCGAAATTATGGATGAACGAGTAAAATGGCGCCTTTTAACTCAGGACGAACGTTTATACATGGTAGATCTAGTTAAATACCTTAATGATAACGATAAAGTCGCTCCAGTTCATACAATTGAAATATGGGATATTTTACTCGAAAGACAACAAGCTGCCTATGATATCGGTGAAGAAGTGTATGATGAGCTGTACAATGCAAATGAAGAAAATAGAGAGCAGATGAGAGAAAAAATTGACGAGCTGGTCAATGAAAAGACAGAGTAA
- a CDS encoding alpha/beta fold hydrolase, producing the protein MGICHVSKGRIHYKIEGEGTPILILHPLGTDYRSMYLWLEPLFKRSTGFQRIYIDLPGHGKSIASHQLKTTDDMLQNILEFINMKLGNQLFSLIGCSFGGYIAQGILDHNINQVQSLCLLAPVLHLKERILPMKTIVSDRTDESIIKQWDTEVKNAYNLLMTYQNGKNAKRFLEEIQPGRLLVNKKVINNTWKENHYLFSLTPLAKVASVIHKVLIIVGKQDCICGYQDHSNYFEKFPNKSFVAIHNAGHMLYIERRDLVSQKIEAWLEEII; encoded by the coding sequence ATGGGTATTTGTCATGTTTCTAAGGGGAGGATTCACTATAAAATAGAAGGGGAAGGAACTCCAATTTTAATTCTACATCCTTTAGGTACAGACTATCGCTCTATGTATCTATGGTTAGAACCACTGTTCAAAAGAAGTACTGGGTTTCAAAGAATTTATATAGATCTCCCAGGACACGGTAAAAGCATCGCCTCTCATCAATTAAAGACAACCGATGACATGCTTCAAAATATACTTGAATTTATTAATATGAAGCTGGGTAATCAACTATTTTCTCTGATTGGCTGCTCTTTTGGAGGATATATCGCACAAGGAATTTTAGATCATAATATCAATCAAGTTCAAAGTTTATGTCTCCTAGCACCTGTTTTGCACCTAAAAGAAAGAATTCTTCCAATGAAAACAATTGTTTCAGATCGTACAGACGAATCTATTATTAAGCAATGGGATACAGAAGTGAAGAATGCTTATAACTTATTAATGACGTATCAAAATGGCAAAAACGCTAAAAGATTTTTAGAAGAAATACAGCCTGGCAGATTGCTTGTGAATAAGAAAGTCATAAACAATACGTGGAAAGAGAATCATTATTTATTTTCTCTAACGCCATTAGCAAAGGTTGCGAGTGTAATACACAAAGTATTAATCATTGTCGGGAAACAAGACTGTATTTGTGGGTATCAAGATCACTCGAATTATTTTGAAAAGTTTCCAAACAAATCATTTGTTGCAATTCATAATGCAGGTCATATGCTCTATATAGAGAGAAGAGATTTAGTTTCACAAAAAATTGAAGCCTGGTTAGAGGAAATCATTTAA